The nucleotide window TAACCATACTGTTAAAAGGTTAATATAATAGGTGTTTAAGTATGTTGGAAAATGTTTATGAAGAGTTCAGCGATTTAACCAAATCAGAGCAATTAGCCTTATTTAACGCAATGAAACAAGACTTGTTACCAGACGAACCAGATAAAATTACGAAACAGTCAATGAGCGACAAAAACAGCGTGTAAAGAAGGGGATATACCACATTCAACACGTTAATAACTCATTTGAAAAACGAGTAGAGCAAGTTTCAGCGTGTCAAAAATTAAATTACAAAACTGTTGAACTGTTAAGAAGGGCATAAAGAAAGACTCCTTTAATTAGGTAGTCTAATTTTGTTTACTTTATTTGAGAACGGACACTACTGCCCCACGCTACTACCCAAGAAATCACTAGTGAGGCTACAGGGAAAATAATATTATAAGGTGTGTATGTGTAACTAATTTCGTATTCAGAATAATAGTGATTCCTATACCAAGCTTCATATGTTTCATATAAGATGTTTAATAACAACGTTATTAAAGGGGCAACAAACACTTTTTTAGTAAGAAAAGATACGAATACCCCTAATCCAATCACTATAAGCGGAACAATGAACAACTGCATCAGAAAAGGGTCTATTGACTCAATAAATTCCATAACTTTCCTCCCTCCCATTTATCAGAATTATATCATAATAAATTTTATCCTTGTTTATTCAAAAGCAACAATCTTTAAGAAAACAGCCAAATAAAAAAAGCTGACTCAAACAGTCTGTGACGACTTTTGAGTCAGCTAATAACTACAATACGATAGGTTATCTTTATGTTTCAGTTCTTCTAGTAGAATTTACAGAATGACTTTTCTAATATATCCTTTCGCTACTTTTTTCTTCTACATGTAACTTTCCTTTAGAAAGACGTAATGTACAATCTGAAATCGCTGCAATAGATGAGTCATGCGTAACAAGAATAATACATTTATTCTCTTTATGAGCAAGCTCTTGAAAGATTTTAATAATGTCAGAGGCCGTTTGCGCATCCACACTTCCGGTTGGTTCATCGGCAACGATTAAGTCTGATTGACAACATAGAGCGCGTGCTATTGATACACGTTGTTGCTGACCGCCACTTAAAGTCAATACTTTCTGGTGTGCCTGTTCAGCTGAAATCCCTACTTTTGCTAGCGTTTCAAGAGCAAATTCTTTTTTGTTTTTCACGTCTGATCCGGTAATTTCCATTGCCGTTAAAATATTTTGTATCGCCGTCATATAAGGTAGTAGATTATAAGCTTGAAAGACAATCGACACATATCTATTTCGAAACTTCGTTAAGCCGATGTCAGCAATGTTACTTCCTTCATATAAGACACTGCCTTCCTTTGGAACATCCAATCCACATGCTAGTGATAAAAACGTTGTTTTACCTGATCCTGAAGGACCAACAATACTATATAGCTTTCCTTTTTCAAAAGTAATAGTGAGCTTTTTCAATATATCTTGCGTTTGACTCCCGTTCCGATACCAATAGCTTACATCTTCCATTTGAAGTAATGTAGTCATTTTATCCCTCTTTTCTTAATCTTGTTTCGTTAATATCGTTTTTGGCTGTAGGCGTAATACAGTAAGCGCTGGAAGCAATGTCGAGATGATAGCGATTAAGATACCAATTCCAGCTAATAGACCAAAATCACTAAGGGTGATTTGGATCATCAATTCGTCTAATGGATCCACTTCCGGCTGAGCCATCATTTGAGCTCCCCTTCTTCCCATTCCAGCGAAGGACGCAGGCTCATTCGTCGTATCCTCACTTTCAATTTGTTGCGTCAACAGCTGTTCCCCCATTTTATTTGCGACGAGGTCTCCTGTGACAGCAGATATTCCTAAAGCAAACATGGCAATGATGAGAATTTCAACGATAAACTGTCCGATTAATTTTCCTTTTTTCTCACCAAGCGCTAGCAATACACCCATTTCAAACTTACGATCTCGAATCGAGATCATCACGATGAGTCCTAATATTACTGCGCCAGCAATTGTCACTAAATACACGACATTTTCAGAGAACGATGCAACACTAGTAATCGGTCCAATCATTTGTTGGTACAGTTGATCATTCGCATTTAGGTTGAAAACATCAAAGTCAATGCTACTGTTCGCTTCGACTTGCTCGATAAATGGATCAATATTTTTTGGATCATCAACATAATAGACAGCACTATCAATCGTACCTGCAAAGTCCTCACCCTTTAGTGTATTGACAGCTGTAAATGGCACGATTAATCTATTTGCAGGATCGAGAGCTGCGATGGACATACCCATATCATCTGTCGTTTCTGTCGTTTCATAAATGCCAACGATTTCGAGCGTTACACTCGTTTCTTCTTCTTCATTTATTCCTTGTACTTCAATAGAATCTCCTACTGCCAAATCATTTTCATAGGCTAGTGATTCTTCAATCAAAACGATATTTTGATTTTCTTCACTATCCGTAATATGCTCCCCTTCTACTAACGTGGACGTAGACTCTGTAAATTCATCCAATGAGTCAGAATATAAGACCCCTTGAAGCGTAACATCACCCATCATTCCACCTCTCATTTGAAACCCTTGTCCCTGTCCCGTTTCTGTAGATTCTTCCTCTTCCGAGCTAGGGTCCTCCTCGTACGGAACAAAATCACCAGCTAGTCCAACTGAAGTGGAGAAATAGTTGTAGCCTTTTATTTCTGAATAAGCGGTCAATTCATCCGCTTCATCTACAGCTATAGGCTCTCGTTCAATTCGTACTCGTTCACCACCCTCATTTCTTTGCTCCTCCATTGCTTTTTGCATATCAAACTCAAGTGTTACATCTCCTCCTAGACTTTGCCTTGCCAATTCAGCAGATTTCGTCGCAGCAGATTGAATGGCTAGTCCTGATAAAACAAAGACACAAATCACTGAAAAAATAAATATCTGTAGTAAACTTTTTCCCTTTCGAGCTTTTACACTTAACAATGCTCGCTTCATAAAATTCATTTAAAAAATTCCTCCTTCTTTTTGAAACAACCTTCGTATACTTAAAGACTATAATGAGAAATTATGTCAAGAAGATGTCATGAACCAAAAAACTCTTTTGTTGAAATAGGACACCCTCTCCCGCCACAACCCCCGTTAGACATTCAACGCTATCTATTTTCTCCACACAAAAAAACGAGTTCAGCCTATTTAACTGAACTCGTTTTATCTATTTATCAATTTCGACTGTATCCCTTGTTCCTCCACCTTTAAAAGACGGACCGTTGTCTTTTTAAAATATTGTTGTAGCACTTCTCGCAACGCGTCACTTGCTTCCCTCTTCACGAAGCAAGCAATGGTAGGTCCCGCTCCGCTAATAGCCACACCACATGCACCTTGTTGTTTTGCTACATTTTCAACCTCTTCGAAATAAGGTATAAGCAGCTTTCGGTATGGTTGATGAAAAAGGTCTTGACTCATCAATTCCCCAAATAGCTCCCAATCTCTTTTCCACAAGGCAGCTAGCATCATATTGCTAATGGCGGATGCTTTCGTCGCTACGTCAAAATCGATTACCTTCGGAAGAACAGCACGAGATTCCTTCGTTTTCATCTCGAATTGAGGGGACACAGTTACAATGTGAAGAGGAAAATCGGAATATGAAACGAGTTCAAAACCTTCGTTCAGCTGACAGCATACGACTAGTCCTCCATACAAGGAGGCGCCAACATTATCAGGGTGACCTTCAAATTCTGCAGCCAGTTGATGCTTTTGTTTTAACGTTAACTGTAATCCACCCACTACATCGACTAGCTCAATGCCAGCTAGCACTACTGCACCACTCGAACCGAATCCTTGAGCAAGAGGAATGTCACTGTCGATTTCAACAAAATACGGTTGTAAAACGACCGAAAATCTTTTCGCTATTTCTTTCGCGACTTGAATCATGTAATGAGTCTCATCATTTGGAAACTTCGATCCCTTTGGTGAAAGCGTGCGAACTTCCCAGTGAGAATGAGGGTAGACGTTTACGTTTAAATAAAGAGATAACGCAAGCCCGATGGAATCAAATCCAGGACCTACATTAGCCGTACTTGCGGGAACTGTAATCCGCCAATTCGCTTGTTTCATTCGCCTACCATTCCTCTAATATAGTCAATCGCTTGCTGACGATGTTGTGGTAGCTGTGTTCGTTTACTTTCCTTTGCTATTTTAGCAACGGCTGGATCTTTTAATCCATTCCCTGTTAACACTAAGACAACCCTTTTACCAGCAGGAAGCTTCTTCTTTGCATGTAATTTTAAAACCCCAGCAAGTGAGGCACAAGATGCCGGTTCGGCAAATATTCCTTCGGACCCGGCAAGCAGTCGATAAGCAGACAAGATTTCTTCATCACTCACCACATCTATCGTACCACCAGATGCTGTTACGGCTTCAAGAGCATACGTCCAGTTAGCAGGATTGCCAATTCTTATCGCCGTTGCAATCGTTTCTGGGTTCGTTATTATTCGGTCTTCTACGATGGCAGCAGCTCCTTCCGCTTCAAAACCAATCATTTTCGGTAACCCCGTATTTTTTACCTTTTCATATTCACAAAATCCCTTCCAATAGGACGTTATATTCCCCGCATTCCCGACTGGTAGAGCCACGATATCCGGTGCACAACCAAGCTGCTCACAAATCTCATATGCCCCCGTTTTTTGTCCTTCAAGCCGAAACGGATTAAGTGAATTGACGAGAGTGACAGAATCTAGTTCATTAAACATTTGGACAAGTTGAAGTGCTTCATCAAAATTCCCATGTATGGTGATAATCTCTGCACCATACATAGATGCTTGAGCAAGTTTTCCTTGCGCCACTTTTCCTGCTGGAATCACAACAATACACCTCATACCCATTCTTGCCGCATAAGCTGACGCTGACGCTGAAGTATTCCCCGTTGAGGCACAAATAACGGTATTACTACCTGACTCCTTTGCTTTTGCAACAGCCACTACCATGCCCCTATCCTTAAATGAGCTTGTAGGATTGCTCCCTTCTAATTTTGCATAAAGATCTATTTCTAATCGTTCTGAAAGACGAGTAAGCTTGATTAGTGGTGTATTTCCTTCCTGCAATGAGAGCATAGGTGTATTATCCGTAATGGGTAAAAAAGAGCGGTATTCCTGGAGTATTCCCCTCCATAACTTCATACGGTATCCCCTTCTTCCACACGATATACACTTTCGATTTTCACGACTGCTGGTACCTCTCGAAGCTCCGTCATAACCGTACGAAAATTTTCCCGTGATGCCCGATGTGTGACTAAAATAATTTCGGCTTTTTCTTCCGCTAATGGATGTTGAAGCACTTTTTCTAGGCTAACGTCGTATGTTGCAAAAATTGACGTTACTTTTGTCATCACGCCCACTCCGTCATGAATACAAAACCGGATAAAATATTTAGAATAAATTTCATCATCTGACTTTAAATGCTTTTGATATTGTGGATTTACAGAACTTTTCCCATTTACACCAAGACGCATATTCTTCATAACTCCAACTAAATCAGATACGACTGCCGTCGCTGTAGGTAAGCTCCCTGCACCAGGCCCATAAAACATCGTCTCTCCAACAGCTTCTCCGTACACATAGATAGCATTGTATTCATCATTTACAGATGCTAATGGATGAGCGTTTGAAATCAAAGTTGGTAGCACACTCACTTCAACCGCATCCTGATCTCTATGCGCATATCCGATTAGCTTCATCGTATACCCGAACTGTTTGCCGTAGCGGATATCTTCCCCGGTTATTTCTGTAATCCCTTTTACTTTCACATCATCTAACTTTATCTCCATTGAAAAGCCAAGTGTTGACAGAATCGCCATTTTCCGCGCTGCATCAAGACCTTCAACGTCTGCAGCTGGATTTGCTTCCGCAAAACCAAGCCGTTGAGCTTCTGTTAGCACATCATCATAGGAACGTCCTTCCTTTGACATTTTTGTTAAGATAAAATTCGTTGTGCCATTCACAATACCCATCATTTTGGCAATTCGATCAGAAGCAAGCCCCTCTACTAAACTCCTTAAAATAGGAATTCCGCCTGCAACACTTGCTTCATAAAACAAATCACATTGATAGTTTGCCGCGGCTGCTAACAACTCTGGGCCATATAGCGCCATTAAGTCCTTATTAGCCGTAACAACATGTTTCTTCTGTTGTAATGCCTGAATAAGGTGCTTCTTTGTCTCCTCGACTCCTCCCATTACTTCCACAATAATATCAATCTCTGGATCGAGTAGTACTTCTGCTGGGTCCACCGTTAACATAGTGGAATCTACTTGAACCTCTCGTTCTTTCTCGATGTCCTGCACTAGTACTTTTTTTATTTTCACAGGACAACCTACTTGATGAATCAGCTTATCTTGGTGATTTTCAATGACCTTTACAACCCCACTTCCGACCGTTCCTAACCCTAAAAGCCCAATCGATAAGCTATGCACCTTCGACCAATCCTCCTTGTTTTTAACAAGCAAAAGCATGTAATTTTCAAGTGAAAAGAGTGATTTATGAGGCAATATTACTCCCCTTCACAGTAAAGGTCAAGTTAATATTCTTATTTTTCTGAATTGTTAATTTAATTGAATGCGCTTCCATTGTTGAATCCACTATGTTCCTTCTTGTTCCTCCTGAACAGTAGAAAAAATTTTCTCTGCTTATCAAGTATCGATTCAGAAAGTTCTCTATAAGCTTGTCTTCAAGCTCATTCTTACCCTGTATTAAGAAAATGAGTTCGTTCATTATCACCAATCTGTTCAACCACTTGATTCACGGTTACTTCAGTCATACCGCTGTGTCCAAGTATTTTTGCGTACTCCCTATCGTTTAGAGGTAGCAATTTGTTTCTACTTGGCTGAGTCATAGTTCCATTCGCCTCTGTCGTTCATTCCTATATGGAATCTACATAAATGATCTTGTAAAAAGAATACATCAAAAAGGAGGAGCATGTAGACACTACCCTTGTTTTCCTTTTAAGTACTTTACTTTATCCGACACCTAGATGTCCTACCTTGTCAAAATAAAAACTATATGTACAAAAAAGGGGAATATATATGAATACAAAAAAACACCCCGAAGGATGCTTCGAAGGATTAATGACAAAGACCCAATGGATCACTCGTACCACATTTATTTCCTTTAAAATGATTATCATCCTCATCTAGGATATCGAAAGAAACATTACCATCTCCATTATTGAATGCTTGATTAAAGAAAATGTTATTAATTTTAGAATTAGCATCAAGCAAAATCCCGTTTTCCGTATTCATGTTCACGAAATTGCGATTGACCCTACTAAAATTTGACTCATTAATGAAAATCCCATTCACAGTGTTATTATTTACGTCATTTCTTATAACCTTATTGAAATTTGAGCTATCTATTTCAATCCCTACTGACCCATTACTATTAACCGTGTTTTTTTTAATTATACTACGAAATGATCGAATAACGTGAATGCCCTCATCAAGAATATTCCCCCTGATATAATTCCCTACAATTATGTTGCTATTTGAATCTGATGAAATATACCCATGACGCATATTATCATTCACAGTGTTTCCGTCAATCCTATTTTTATCTGAGCTATTTAAAAAAATCCCTTCAAGACTATTGTCATTAATAATATTCTCTTTAATGATATTTTTATCTGAACTGTCTAATCTGACACCAATCGCATAATTTTGGATCTTAAAATTATTTACCCTCACTCCTGTAGTATTTTCAATTATGATCCCATCACCTAGAACATTTGCTCCATCAAGCGTGGGTTGATCCTTTCCTACCCCAATGAGCTTAATTGCCTTTGTACTTATAGTGACGTTTTCTTCATATGGTGCACCTTTGTCCTTAACCAAAATAATATCTCCAGGATCAGCCATACCAACTGCATCATTAATGTTTTCAACTTCATCAGGTACAACGATCGTTTTTTCGTTAATAATCATCATCCCAATTAGAGTGAGAGTAACTAATATTAAGAGCGTGACAAAAACAATGAGAACCAACAAAAAATTGTTTCGTTTTGAAACACCCACATTCTCACCTCATTTTGAGCATTACATTTTTACATTTTATGAACGTAAAAAAATATTATGTTCTATAAACACATTGTTTCGGTAAATACATCACTATCATTGTACCTTGAACTGAAAAACGACCAAGCTCATTCTACTTGTATATTTGGTATGAGAATTAAGACGTTTCAGCTTTATGGGTTGCATCTCTCAACGATATGGCTCGGATTTCCTTAGTAAAATACATATATATACTTATGCTTAGCAATGTTAATCCACCGATTAAAGGCAGCCAAAAAGGTGAAAGGATAGTAAGTAATGAACCAGAGAGTATCATAGCGATCGGTACAATAGCCTTAACAATCGTTAAACCAGTACTAATAACTCTTCCTCTTAACTGGTCAGGTACCATTCGTTGAATCATCGTTATGATAGGGATATCAACAAATGAAGAAGAAATCCCAAAGCCTACATTTAGTAAGCAATAAAAGATTGTATAAAAAATAAGGTGATACGTTTGATTAAAGAGTAATGGTCCACTAATTAGGATTGTTAAACTAGAAATGATCATCGTCATAAGGATTAAAAACTTATGGACATTTATCATTGAGATAAATTTCCCTATGAAAATAGATCCAATGAGCATACCGAGTGGAAATGCAGCTTCAATGATTCCGAAGGACAATGAAGGTAGCTTTAAAACATTTGTAATAATATAAGGGACTGGAATCGTTGATGATAAAGTGATAAAGAAGTTAACAAGGATTGAAAGGACGATAATGCCCCGTATTTTTTTTTGTGAGAAGATATACGAAAAACCTTCTTTCAACTCTAGGAGAAAGTGGTGCTTCTCTTTCTGGTGAGAATTTTTTTCATTGAATCGGAAATTGATAAAGCATTCACTTATACTTGCAATGAAAAAGGAGATAGCATTTATTAAAATAAAGGTTTGTATATCAACAAAGGCAAAGGCCATTCCTCCTATAATTGGCCCTAAAGTATATGATAGTGAAAAGGTCATTCTTGTGATAGCATTGATCTTTATTAAATTTTTTTCATCAACAATATTCGGTTTAGATGATTCTATGCTCACACTAGCAAAGGTGCCTATGACATTTAATAAAAATGTCATTACATAAATCGAATACAAATGAAGTTCATAAAGACTAATGATGTATAAAACAAGAAGCAACGCTCCACTTAATACATCACTAAAGACTAGTATGAATTTTCGGTTCAACCGATCTGTCATAACTCCAGCTACAGGTCCTAATAGTATGGTTGGTATGATGGATAATAGTAAGTTTGTTGCAAATGAAAACGCCGAACCGGTCATTGTCAATACGTACAAACTAATAGCAAATGAAAAAACAAATGATCCAAATAACGACACAATGCTTCCAAATGAAATTAAGATTAAATTTTTCATATCAGATTTTGGATCAAATATTTGAGTTAGTATATTCCTCAATTTTTCCCCCTCCTTTATAGTAAGCTTAATTCATCGGGAAAGGGCAACATCAAGGTAATATTGATGTTTTTTTATATAATAAATGCAAAAAAGGTCGGGTTAACCCAACCTTTTCCCATAATAAAGATACGTATATATTTTCTCCCCTTCTTGTAATGGTAGTTCATACTTTCCAGGAGACTGCTTGATATAGATGATCCAACTATTTTTTCATCTGTTAAAAAATAGTTGATTTCATTCATGGTTTATGGGGTAAAGAGTATGCCGTCTTTAATAAAGTATTCATGTTCGTAGCTACATTGGAGAACCCCAATGAAAAAATTGATTGTTAACGATGTCTCCATTTTTGATACTTAAAGCAACTCCAAATTTTTTTCATTCATTACGGAATGCACAAAAAACCTTCCAGTAGTCAGATACTCTCCTTACTTCCTTCACTATCTGATACAGCTGGTTCTGTTTCTTCAACACTCTCTTCTATTTGCTTTAAAATCAGGTTCAATATATCTGATTGTGTCATATCATTCGTCAACATCGTTTCGCCATCCACGCCAAGGTAGTCTTTTGGATTCCACCAAGCTCGTAAAGAATCTTCTCCAAACTCCTTTTTCTTTGAGCGAGTTTGATGACGCTCCACTGTTTTCTCGAAGGATAGATCAAAATAGTAGGTATACGCCTTTCCTTTATAAAACTCAATTAAATATTGTAGCATTTCACCGTAACGTTGTTTATTTAAAATTCCTTCAACAATCACAAACTCACATTTATCTCTACCATACTCTGTGATTTGGCGAATTAAATCGTGAGAAAGATTTCCTTTTCTATCTTGAACGTTCAACATATCACGTCGAACAGCATCTTGAGAAACTAAAAGAGTCCCTTGTCCAAATTGTTCTTGAAGCTTTTTCGCTATCGTTGTTTTTCCGCTTCCGGAATTTCCTCGAATGATAATTAATTTAGATTCCATTTCAATTCACTCCATTCCGTTTGCCTCACCTATCAATAATCAAATTTCTATTAAATAATAATACAGTCCTACAACTTCAAGCGATTGTTACTGAACCATTTTCTTCTTTTATTGTATGGACTAACAGAGGCGTATTTTATATGTATCTACTTATTTCTTAATAGAGGGTCTTTGAGAAAGCCTCTCTAGCTATATGATATTGAAAAATGGACTGTTTTAACAGCTCGATATTTCAATTAATATGCTTTCAACAATAGTAGAAACAGATTGTGTTCCGTCAACAATAAAGTCTGAATTCGGTTTTATTGATGTTAGCATTTCAACATAGCCCCTTCTTCCTTGCAATATGTAGTTCTCCATTTCCAACAATATCTTTTCGTTCGAACAATTGTTAAAATCCCTTCTTACACGGCGTGCCAGTGCTATATCTAATGGTGTATCAATAAATATTGTAAAATCAATTATTGGACTTATTGCCGAGTTTTTATAAGAAAATGGAAAGTCAAGCACGATATAGTCTAATTGTTGATCCCTTAATGTGTTAATATCACTAATTAATGGACTTAAATTCCATTCATTATAATTTGCTCCTCTATCCACCCAATCAATTATGTCTTCAGGGCCTTCAAACTGATAGTCATCAAAATAAAGAACGTTAGCCTTTTGTAATTTTGCTGTTAATTTTTTTGCAACGGTTGTTTTTCCTCCTCCAGAAACCCCAGCTATTGCAATAACACGTGGAAGCTTTGCCTTTACCAAATATAATTCCCCTCACTTTAAATTAACTGATTCAATTATGCTCTTAAAACTCGAAATTATGTTAACCAGTAACTTTACGTACCTTCTACCAATAAAAGACCTTCTGTTTACCTTTTTTGTAGCTCAACCTTACTTTTAGATGGCTCTATATTCAACAGAGTGACATATTCGAGGTTCAGAGAGTAGCTCAGATAGCTTTATAAATAAACATCATGATGATTCTTCTTTATAGAAGTGAGCAGCTTTTGTCCGGCATTAATCGTTTCTATTAAATTTGAAGATAAAATTAACTCTATCCTTCCTACAGCTAAGGACGTGATGAATCAATGTAACTCCCTCTAGATTCTCCTGTTCATGTCTATAAAAAAATCAGTGACAAGAAACTTAATTTCTTGTCTTATCTTCTCTCGTTCTTAACCTTTTTCACCACAACTTTTTCTTTGCCGAGCGTATCACCATAATCAACAAACCCTAAGCTTGAATACAATTGATGAGCAGCATTATTCTCTGGGTGATAGCCTACTACAATCGTATCCGCATCTAGTAATTTAGCCATCTCCAACATCATTAACTTTGTCGCTACTTTTCCTATGCCCTTACCTTGATAACGTTTATCAACCATTATTCGATATATCCAATAGCCCCAATTTCCATTTAGTTCTTCTTGGACAGAATTAAACATCAAAAAACCAACTATCTTTTCTTCAAAATAGATTGCATAAGGCTTTAACGTTGGTTCAAATTTTGATTGAGCGATCGAAATTGCATTTGATTCAATATAACTCCTTTGGTCTACTGATACATCTAATAGACAACATTCATACCAATTTTCTGAACTCAATTCTTTCAATTTAACCTTAACATTAGTCAATAAAATTCCCCTTTTCCATTCAACATAACAGGAACGCCTTAACGACGTTCCCTCGTAACGATTCCTATTTATAACCTGCCTGAACCTACAATAACATAAATAAATTCTCTTTTTTTCTATAAATATACTATTCATATCATTTTATCAGTTTAAATTGTTGCTAGAAAAGGATGGGCATTTGCCAATACTAACGCTCAACATTTTCACCTATGCAGATCTGCCTAAAGAGTTTGAAGGAAGGAACAATTCAAGTTAGATGGCTAACTACCTTGATTGGTTATTGGACAATAGTGGAGTTGAACAATTGCTTTCTTCGCGTCCTGTCAAACATTAAAACATCCAACAGTTGAATTTACGGATAGTTTATTCTTTATCCTTTGTGGTAAAAAATGAGGCACAAAATAGAGTAAGTGCAAGAAAAATAAAGGATAGTGATAGGTGTTGCTCCTTATAAATAAAAGCCCCGTTAAATTTTTGTATAAACAAGGATATCCCAATAATGAAAAAAATTATTCCTAATCCAACGTTTACTTTTCCTAATAGAGTAAGATTTTTCATACAATTCATCTCCTATCTAGAAATTATCGAATGTAGTGTACAATCCATACATGAGATATACGATTATAATCACTAACTAGTTTCATTTCGGAGAATATTTGTATTTATGAATCACTCTAATATATAAGCTACAAAGATAAAGCTTCTATAATGAAAATACAAGTCACCCACTTTTAATAGGGAAAGTATTTGCT belongs to Bacillus spongiae and includes:
- a CDS encoding GNAT family N-acetyltransferase, whose product is MTNVKVKLKELSSENWYECCLLDVSVDQRSYIESNAISIAQSKFEPTLKPYAIYFEEKIVGFLMFNSVQEELNGNWGYWIYRIMVDKRYQGKGIGKVATKLMMLEMAKLLDADTIVVGYHPENNAAHQLYSSLGFVDYGDTLGKEKVVVKKVKNERR